From a region of the Triticum aestivum cultivar Chinese Spring chromosome 7D, IWGSC CS RefSeq v2.1, whole genome shotgun sequence genome:
- the LOC123168984 gene encoding uncharacterized protein encodes MQQAKVKVKDGASALRAKAKIVWAKLAEKTEAATSRSHDERRLAHERGRAKVAAAEAQLHQEKVAHREAAMEHRLHKHAGVGGHNHKHGAGGVH; translated from the coding sequence ATGCAGCAAGCGAAGGTGAAGGTGAAGGATGGCGCGAGCGCGCTGAGAGCCAAGGCGAAGATCGTGTGGGCCAAACTGGCCGAGAAGACGGAGGCCGCGACGTCGAGGTCGCACGACGAGCGGCGGCTGGCGCACGAGCGTGGCAGGGCCAAAGTCGCCGCCGCTGAGGCGCAGCTTCACCAGGAGAAGGTGGCGCACCGTGAGGCCGCCATGGAGCACCGCCTCCACAAGCACGCTGGCGTCGGCGGCCACAACCACAAGCACGGTGCCGGTGGCGTGCACTGA
- the LOC123167242 gene encoding protein NRT1/ PTR FAMILY 2.3, which yields MDSSPRPQYLEDQEAQTKAGGKRGGWITLPFIVATMLGLGLAVNGTTSNMLVYLLKEYHVDGVKAAQIANVVRGSLNLVPIAGAVLSDSYLGCFPVILAGAAINVLAFVLFTLTAALPSLRPPHCTLSSAECQQGSPGQLFVLYAAICLLAIGAGGTRFNIATMGADQFSSTSDKDSFFNWYLVFLYASFMLGDTAIVYIQDSVSWAVGFGVCLATTAFGTIMLLLGVCYYRMPATKASPYTELARVIVAAVRKGSIKVDGAHDSVQYNVGAGAVVDSADDGAPSKSLRFLNRAAMITTSDKSSGSGDASAGAWRLCTVQQVEDLKAVVSVFPLWSSGILLFMSIGVMIGMIVLQALAMDRSVGPHFSIPAGSVGVSCRVSFILATLVLDRAVFPLWRKITGGTPPTPLQRVGIGHVLNVGAMVAAALVERRRLAQPGVPMSVMWLLFPMGIAGVGEALHFPGNMAFYYQEFPKTLRSLATAMAPMLVALGFFSSTMFMDMVTRFTAWLPENIDHGRLDNVYWTLAAVGTFNFAYFLACDRRYKYHNRAAM from the exons ATGGACAGCTCCCCGAGACCTCAGTACCTCGAGGATCAAGAAGCCCAGACGAAGGCAGGCGGAAAGCGAGGAGGATGGATCACTCTTCCCTTCATAGTTG CCACCATGCTGGGGCTGGGGCTGGCTGTCAACGGGACGACCAGCAACATGCTGGTGTACCTGCTCAAGGAGTACCACGTGGACGGCGTCAAAGCCGCGCAGATCGCCAATGTCGTCCGCGGCTCCCTCAACCTCGTGCCCATCGCCGGCGCCGTCCTCTCCGACTCCTACCTCGGCTGCTTCCCCGTCatcctcgccggcgccgccatcAACGTTCTG GCTTTTGTGTTGTTCACGCTCACCGCGGCGCTGCCATCCCTGAGGCCGCCACACTGCACATTGTCATCGGCTGAGTGCCAGCAAGGATCCCCCGGGCAACTCTTCGTGTTGTACGCTGCCATCTGTCTTCTCGCCATTGGCGCTGGTGGGACACGTTTCAACATCGCGACGATGGGCGCGGACCAGTTCAGCAGCACAAGCGACAAGGACAGCTTCTTCAACTGGTACTTGGTCTTCCTCTACGCCTCCTTCATGCTCGGCGACACAGCCATCGTCTACATCCAAGACAGCGTGTCATGGGCGGTGGGCTTTGGTGTTTGCCTCGCCACGACGGCATTCGGCACAATCATGCTTCTTCTGGGCGTATGTTACTACCGGATGCCGGCGACAAAGGCCAGCCCGTACACAGAGCTGGCTCGCGTCATCGTGGCCGCCGTGCGCAAGGGTAGCATCAAAGTCGACGGCGCGCATGACAGTGTGCAGTACAACGTGGGTGCCGGCGCCGTCGTGGACTCGGCCGATGATGGGGCACCAAGTAAAAGCTTAAG ATTTCTGAATCGAGCCGCCATGATCACTACAAGCGACAAATCATCCGGGTCCGGGGATGCATCAGCTGGCGCCTGGCGGCTGTGCACGGTGCAGCAAGTGGAGGACCTCAAGGCCGTCGTCAGCGTCTTCCCGCTGTGGTCATCCGGAATACTGCTGTTCATGTCGATCGGCGTGATGATCGGCATGATCGTCCTGCAGGCGCTCGCCATGGACCGCTCCGTCGGACCACACTTCAGCATCCCGGCGGGGTCGGTCGGCGTCAGCTGCCGCGTCTCGTTCATCTTGGCCACCCTGGTCCTGGACCGCGCCGTCTTCCCTCTCTGGCGCAAGATCACCGGCGGCACGCCACCGACCCCGCTACAGCGTGTGGGCATTGGCCACGTGCTGAACGTCGGGGCCATGGTCGCCGCCGCACTAGTGGAGCGCCGGAGGCTTGCGCAGCCCGGCGTGCCCATGTCCGTGATGTGGCTCCTGTTCCCGATGGGAATCGCGGGGGTCGGGGAGGCCCTGCACTTTCCTGGCAACATGGCCTTCTACTACCAGGAGTTCCCCAAGACGCTGCGGAGCCTGGCTACGGCCATGGCGCCGATGCTCGTCGCGCTGGGGTTCTTCTCGAGCACCATGTTCATGGACATGGTGACGCGGTTCACGGCGTGGCTGCCGGAGAACATAGACCACGGGAGGCTGGACAACGTCTACTGGACGCTGGCGGCGGTGGGGACATTCAACTTTGCCTACTTCCTCGCATGCGACAGGCGTTACAAGTACCACAACCGCGCGGCGATGTAG